The genomic stretch GTTTATACAAAAATGGGGAAAAAAACTCAGTCAAATTTCTAATACTAAATAATCAATGCTTATATGTTACTTTCAGATTCATATTGATTATGCATAACTGCGATTCTCATAACAATAAACAAAATGTGCATGTTATGATTCACtcctcttaattttaatttgatctaaGAATGTTTCCAGATCTAGCTTATATTTAAACTCTAATTGATCTATCTAAGAACCATGGGTATATTTATTAAATGCCTAAAATGCAATGCTTTATATGCATACAACATAACACACCAAGAGTTGGTCAATGAATTCATCAAGAAAAGTGATTCTATCTTCAGATAGACAAATAACATAACGGGTCTGTATGGCATTCTCTTTCCAAATATGAACTAGATATAAGTTTTAAGTAATTGTCTAACCTCATCATAGATCTATTGGGATTCTCAGACCATCGTGTGCAAGCTGAACTGGGATTCCTTCCCTACATAGGATCAAAGAGAAAACTTATAGTATCGGTTTCTTTTACAAGATCTTTCCGCAAGTATGGAGAGAGATTGTTCCAAATTTTAAGTAACAGTGAACATCTACCTTCTAGACCATTCTGCAAGAAACTCATTGTCCTTGTGGTGATCAAACTCATGAGTCATTCCAACTAACAGAGCCCGCTTAGGACATAACCTTTTCACAGCTTCAAGAGTCTGCCAAAATACTAGTCAATGTCACAAGCAACATTCAACAGTCAATGAGTTTACATAAGAGTTTCTGCATTAAGTAACCAAACCTGTGGAAGGCAGAAGTGAGTATTGTGGGATCCTTTctggaaagagagaaaaatggaaacaaaatgGGAAAATTATTTGATTGTCAAAATTGCAATAACTTGAAGCAAGAATCATTTATGGAAGAAGCAGCCGGGGCAGTATACTAACTTTTTTAGTCTCTCATTCTacttttgactaatatataaaGACAATGGAAAAGTATTCACCAACTTGCTACTAAATGTCTCTTGTAAGAGAAAGGTGATGTTCCTAGCCTTTCTCTTCTTATGGAAAGACAAATATATGAGGCTAATGTCAGCATATGGTCTAAAATGGTAAGaaacttaaaatgataaattgatttaaattttaccACTTGAAGAAGTTCAAGATATTTATCAAAACAATTCTCTTACACGTAAATGATAAATGTTAACTTACCGCTTCAGGTTTCTAGACAAGTACCTTTGAGATACTTCTTAGGacaactcaattatatataccAAAATGGTTTAGAAACAGATACACATTGTTTGCAAGAATAACATAAATCTGTACTTCAGTTTTATTAAAACCCTTGGAACTACCATGATGgtcaaccaaataaataaataaaagatttgaGGTTCTGAGGCTCCAATTATTTCAGAAGGAAAATTATATCCAAGCAGCAGTATTTACAgtatcatttatttaatatcacTAGCAAACAACAGGTGATTTTTTGCCCAAAAGATGCAATATGCTAACCTCcacaagaatcaaaattttcacaaaaaaaagaaaaaaggaaaaacaaaagataTCCTTAGAAGGTAGTCAAAATAGCATCAGAAGAATTGTAAACTTAATGACTGACCTTATACAATGTATCCAAGATAAGAAGATCCAATTGCCCCGCACCAGATTTCGAAATTACTGCAAAAACATACTTTTCTTATTGAAAGAACAGAAAAAGCTTctcatttaattttcttttgtaacaTAGAATATGTGTTGCAAATTAAAGTTCAAGCTTTTAAGATATGTGATGCACTCTTTTAAATCTTAGAAGGTAGCCAAAAAAACTGATTTATATTGTAATAATGCAGGCAATTTGTACAGAGAAAACCTGTATTAAGAATGTAACAACTCCTTAATAGACAAGGTGGAACTCATACCCAAACAcgcaaaaataataataataaaaaaaagggtgCATCAGCCACAAcgacaaattaaataatacaaacGTACTAATCACTGTTCCTGAGAACTTTGGCCCAATCATATTAAAGGGGTTAAGGAAAAAGTAATGTCCAGAATTTAGGCAAAGCCCGAAATTCAGGAACTTCAAGGAAGATAGAAAAAATGGAAATTCAACTTTAAGGCAATTCAGAATTTATTACACATGTACTAATCTTTCATATGCAAACAATATGTGGAGTCCtcataagaatttgaaatgagcatggaAACATAATGGATGTAAATGTCTACTGaacttcattaaatataaaaaaaccaaatcCCGCAAAGCATACAATTAGACCCAGAATGGCAGACTGTTAGGAATAAGACTTTCTTGGAccttttgtaatttatatgcACAGAATAAATGGGATTGGAACAAAATTGAGGGCATGAGcaatttatgaaataataacgGAGGGGggcaacattttaaaatatttataaaattacatataaccTCTTTTAAAACACCAAGAACTTATGTGGCTCCATCACTGTGCCCATTGTCACTGCCACAAGCATGAGACTCACAATCTACACAAACAACttcaatcaaaacatattagCACACAAGCAAAAGGAACTAAATCAATACTCACCATATTCTGTGCTTGAAGGAATGCGGGAAACATCAGATATATAAGCAACTCTACATTTTTCACCAAAGAGAAAGCCCAATGAGACATAATCTTCTCCATGCATTACCTATATTCAGAACATAAACAATGAGAGAAAAGACACAAATGAACAGGAGAGGATAATTACCATGAACAACAGGAACTTAGAGCACATAACTGGAAGGGGAATAAGTTTTAGGCCTGAAGCAACAAAAGGCTTATCACATTGTTCCTCAATTATCTTCCAGTCAACTTGTGCCACCCGTCTAATTTCTTGGCCTTCTTTCAGTTTCTTCCTAATCAAATATGGAAATTTCACCGATACACTGTTCCAAAGGTCAAACCAACTCAAATAATAAGTACTTACAAGCGATGGTAAAGTTAATAGTAAAACGTTAGCTAAAAATGCTAAATATTAGACCACATAAGCATATTTGAACATTCGCTGAAGCTGACAAATACAAAATACAAGTTGCAGTACATAGTACAGGGCTTTGCTATGGTACTAGGCCAATAACATTTTACCGGGCTGATATTCAAGAAACAAGAATTTATGTCCCATTTACAAGtcacaaaatttttcataacaGAAAAACGTTTTTAGTTACTCATAGATGTAACTATTGTATTAGACAGCATAATCATATCTGAACATTCCCTGCAGCTGACAAATACAACATATAAGTTCCAGTAAAAATATGGGGCTTTGCTATGGTACCAGGCCCAGTACCATTACTGGCTGATGTTCAAGAaagaagaatttattttttggttacaAGTCacaatattttcatttgaaaaaaaaaaactttttagtTACTAATAGATGTAACTATCTTATACGGTCACCAAAACATGGTTATCTGACACCAAAACATCACAACTTGCAACCAAAATTTCAGTCTGGTACTATTACGTTTGTCAATATCACAGTATGAACAATAAAGTTAAGGCAGGATGTCATTCTTCTCTGAATATAACTACAATGCTCATACTATTAATAGATGAGTCAAAATAccttctttttaaaaaaaaaaaaattcttgaggagagtttttaaaaaaattcacaagcaactgaaaatatataataagacaAAAGCAATTAAGAGAATTTAGTCTTTTGACGTGTCAGTTAAAAAGACCCAATTAGGTTACTTGTAGTCAAAAGAGGGTGAAAATATACTTGCTGTACCAAACTTAATAAGTGCCAAAAAAACACATCGGAAGAACAAAAGCAAGAGTATAGCAGGGCAAGGGAAAACTGAAGTCTGTACAAAAGTATGATGATTATAGAGCATAACATCCTAGGGCTGAATACAGAACGAGTACCTCTCCATTGCAAATTGAGTTAAATAAACAGGTGTAGGGTCAATATCATTCGTGGCACTATAAGGCTGCACACCACGAATATCATCCAGACCAAGAACTGCATCAGCATGTTCATGAGTCAAAATAATCTGCATTCCACATAAACCAAACTGAGAAATGAACATCAATGTAATGTGATTATCACACAAACAAATAACAATGTTTATTTTAATGCTCAAAGTTGTTAATTAAGTGCGCTGTAGggttgaatttgttaatttctAATCCTGTAACtacaaaaattaagtttttgtcAGTGTTAGCAAACCCTAAAAGcaagaaaacataaatagagaagaaatgaaaactGACAGAATCAACTCGTGGAATCTTATGGAAGGTAAACCAGCGAAGAACTTGCTCCCTGAAGGTCTTGCCAACATCAATTAAAATGTAGCTATGTTTATCATCTCTCTCATTCTCACAGTAATCAATCAGAAGAGAAGTGTTACACCTGAATCAACATTCGAATTCGATTCAACCAACTGAAGTAAACGAAGAATGatctgaaaaattaaagagaaaagcATACCTGTAATTAGGATTAAGATGAGGCGGGAGAGACAACGCCTGGGAGCAGACGTTGCAAGGAGGATCTGTTGGCTGAATAAGGCACATTGAGTTTGGGAGAGCGCTGGAACAACCCGTACCCAGAAATATCAGAGACGATCCAGTCGATACGACCCCGTTTTCGATTTCATTCTGCATCACTTTCTCCATTCACAATTCACGAGTGAGGGTGAATGTAGCAGAGTAGAAATTAGTACTTATAGGCAGGAAAACTCTAACATTCATAAAGCCACCGATGAATGCTTGTGAGCCACGGTTCTTTTTTCCTCTCCTTTTGGCATCCAGTCAGGAATCTCTATTTAATGATCATATTCGGTGTAGGTGGACTCTCAACAAAATCTATTGAGTAATTTACATATTCCCTCTTAAGATTGACCTAAAATCTGGGGTAAGAAAACTTTAGTTTAATTCGTAAACTCgaactaaattatttaaaaattataatttgatttagtttgattcataaaatgatttaattttaagttaaaaattttctaaattttttttttaatttaggttatagtttggacaatttttaaactaaactgtaaaccatatttttttattaatatatatatacacacaattatatttgagaaaatttttcaataaataattaggttTATAAcctgtttttttatatttattttttcgttttctttaaatgtatattgtatatatttattttatatatttatattatgcattaaaaaactataattcaataaatGAATGGTTTTCAAATGTTTAAACTATAATAATCGAATAGTgtataatcattttattattatattaaaaatatttaggtctaaaaaaattatttttttattttgttttaaaattaataaataataatattattattttacctttagacggttactttatttttacatgagtttgattttgaatggGTTATTTATGCCATTTAGAGGTGGAAAAATGTTTTCAGACCACACATTAGGTGGAAATACAAAATTTGCTCAAATCTAGCCCGTAACTCATGCAAGTTTTCTTGGATGGATTAACTTTTTAGCGTtagatttggaaaaagaaaatgtcaaaTGACTGCagtccacccaagttttgatagAATGTCGAAGTTCTAccttcaagtttgaaaaaatctaatttttcacctCTATGTCAAACTCGTCTATTAGTCTTAAAAGTCATAAAATACCTATGTTATTTTATCCAATTATTATGATAGCGGtgtaattaaacatattttggCCCGAAGGTTTAAATATCACAATAACATGTTGGACTAAgttgtgaataatattatgtggtgtaaatattattttaaaaaaacttattaagggcatataaatatttttcctatcttatttaaaaaaatcatattcaccctatatattttaaaaactataattatatttgtaatctaATATTTACATATctaatttgttgtgttttattcaattatttgagaTGTAACCATCGATTTTAAAACTATCaagaaacatattaaaattttaagaagatTAAAAATACTCCCAAATTTTCTGAATTTAAAAGTcccatgaaaattttttaacattcttaacatttttttaaattacaattgatatcacaaacatattattatacGTCATTTACAcgtttatttatattattaaaattttattatttttaattaaattaatattaattaggatataaaaattattaataaaattttgagggtagaatattatttaatttgaaggttttttttttttgtctttcaaccattttataaaaaatttaagaaggTTGGACATTGTCATTCCATCAAACCTTAGAAGAGAATattatttggccaaaagaaaatcattttagTCCAATTGGTATTACCTTTTTAAGCTCAAATAATCGAAGTGTttgatgaataatttttaaaagagtaaaatgttattttttaccAAACGTTTGTGAAAATCAAGCTtcaccctttaaatttaaaagctATAAAATACCACCAACTCAATtccgttaaaaaaaaaatacagtagAAGGGCAAAGGGTCATTTCCCTtcctaaatttttcaaaaatttttattgttagatCATCagattgaatgaaaaaatatgtgAATGTAGTCAAATCACACTTGATTAGTGTGATTTTAACACCAACGATTAGATCACACCTTTCAAGGTGCGATTTCAACACAATCACATCTTTTCGGTTATAATCTAGTGTAATCATACTAGAAAATGTGTCATCTAACTAAATTCACAATAAGCAGGGTGCAATCTAGTAAAATTgaacattaattttgatttcaacTGTTAAATCACATCAAACGATAGatgaaattataacaaaatagtGTGATCTTATTAGATCCAACAAAATCACACTTTGGTTGGACTAATATgacaaaattatactttttgGTGTTATTCCACCTATTAAATTCGATCAGATTGTCAATGACTCTTttgagttatataataattttaaaagcgAAATAGTTAGATATAGTATGATAATTTAGTTGTCGAACATTGCGTTAGGATACTTTTTAGTTAATGTAGTTgtgttttggtgaaaatttatagttttcaaTTCAATGTGTCAGAAATGTGATTTCCTAAACTTTAGTGGGAAAATGTAAAATAATCCTTAAAATTGATTAagcattttaaaatataagaatttgtGTGTATGCGTGCTCATGCTCTCTTGAATGGACTCTGATTAGTGGCCTCGCTTCATTGTTAGTTGTACATAAGTTTATACATCTTACCCAATCTTACTAGTTGATGCCCACAAAATgcctcaaattcaattttaaaagtgCATTCACCCTCTCAATCTATCCAAATATCTACGAAAGAAAATTGACGAAGAAATGTAACATGAATTCCTTGAGTTTAAATAGCTTTGGCCAAAACTTTCATATGAATCGTGAGTCTTAGTCATTAATGATGAactgaaataattttcaattcttCATTATATGCTTGAAAAATAACCAAGGTGTGTCTTCAATAGTACATAACTTTGGTGCAAATATAAAGGTACTATACTTGCAATATTGGTTGACTACCAAAATGATCAAACCACACCTTTTTGAAATCGGCAATGTAGTGATGAAGTTCATTCCAAATATTCACCTAAGGTTAGTTTTAGCAATGGCTCTAGCAATCCTTGTGAATGTTCCTTTTTTGACTTGTCTTGTTGACACATGAGAAAAGTCCTCACGAATTGCTTTACATCATCTCACAATTGTGGCCAATAATTGGATAACTCTAGCAAACTCTTGTGCGTCTTTACCTCAAATGATCTACCCATTATGTGATGAAAGCTCTCATATCTCATAACATAAACTTGTTAGCCCTTGGTGTAAATAAGACTATTGTCAACCTAAAATTGTTTGGTCTTGCTCTTATCCATTAGCTTGACAAGTTGTTTGGCTAACAGATCATGTTGCATCCCCACTCTTATGGTTTTAATAATCCCATCATGCGACTTATTCATAGATGCTAGTTCAACATCTTTTGGGGAGAATCTACTTACCTCTTTATGGAATTCCTTCAATTCTACAACAAAACCTCCTTAATTTGGCTTAAATTTCATCTCTTACCTactgattaataaaaaataaacaaaaacttgAATTCTTTTAAACCCAAGAAAATTAGGGTTCTAATTTCATACCTCAACTCCTATAGGACAAGTAATTTTCTTGGTCATCAACAACTTTATTCTTGAGTGAGCGTCCAACATTCaatacttcaaatttttttcttcggGTAGTATCATGAATGACCATTTGAATGAAGTCATTCCTTGAACGAGAGCAAACTTAGCAAAGGAATGACCATTCCTCTTTGGTGGAACAGGCTGGTGTTATAGACACTTTTTACACAAACTTTGCACTCTCATATTCTAACAAATTGGTCATGATGTAAATCTTgtcttaaataattattattacacTTAAGtcattttacttaattttgtcaCTTCAAAGCACACAAGAGTTCAACAATATTAAACtatgattttatgataaatgaatTTGATCAGAGATAGAATATCATCACCCATTTTTACTaagaaattgaaagtgaaagaaaCCTTTGGAAGGCAATAAAAGGGGAGAAAGTGCAGAGGTAACAGATAGAGAAATAGAAACAACTTTCAAAATGAAGGGACTAATCAAATTCAAGAGATATCCATGGAAAAATATCCTTCTCCTCCCTTTTTTCGGAGAAAAGGAGATCTGTgtagtaaaatttgttaaatcacAACTACCAAAGAGTTTTGATATAACATATCTAGGTGAAGCTATTGTTATACTAAGAACAAAAACAACTATAACTTTTGAAGGGATTTCTTTGGATAAACGAAGTTCCATTGAAAAGATATTAAAGAAATTTGGATATTATGAATCTGAACCTCTTGGGACTCCTTATGacttaaaataaagttaaataaaaaatgaatatatatatttataaagttataccgaatattaatttcaatattaatgatatatattattatataattgaatattatttttattaatttaaatacatcCAATCAAGATAATGTAATAGCAACGATTATGAAAGGAAATACTTAGATATTTTCTCGAAAGTTAAGACGGGGCATTTTTCAGTGCAGAGGCTGATGTTGCTTA from Mangifera indica cultivar Alphonso chromosome 6, CATAS_Mindica_2.1, whole genome shotgun sequence encodes the following:
- the LOC123218029 gene encoding putative hydrolase C777.06c yields the protein MEKVMQNEIENGVVSTGSSLIFLGTGCSSALPNSMCLIQPTDPPCNVCSQALSLPPHLNPNYRCNTSLLIDYCENERDDKHSYILIDVGKTFREQVLRWFTFHKIPRVDSIILTHEHADAVLGLDDIRGVQPYSATNDIDPTPVYLTQFAMESVSVKFPYLIRKKLKEGQEIRRVAQVDWKIIEEQCDKPFVASGLKLIPLPVMHGEDYVSLGFLFGEKCRVAYISDVSRIPSSTEYVISKSGAGQLDLLILDTLYKKGSHNTHFCLPQTLEAVKRLCPKRALLVGMTHEFDHHKDNEFLAEWSRREGIPVQLAHDGLRIPIDL